A genomic segment from Deinococcus sp. YIM 77859 encodes:
- a CDS encoding P1 family peptidase: MIPANTTLTAIPGFRVGHWTDPVGLTGCTVILCPEAGAVASASFLGPSPGTREGILLAPEKKVERVHALLLTGGSAFGLAAAAGVVRVLEERGVGHETPWARVPIVPAAVIYDLGVGDPRARPGEREGELAARAASGDPVPRGRVGAGTGATAGKYLGVGAVPGGLGSVCLERHGVRVGALAVVNPIGDVLDEWGEVLAGPGVGPGALAFTPGELESTTLVAVATEHTLGKADARRLADAAQTALGRVIHPSHTFWDGDSAFVLSSCALPPADPMLLGALVQEAVCAAVRDAVRMANVGT; this comes from the coding sequence ATGATTCCAGCGAACACCACCCTCACGGCCATTCCCGGCTTTCGTGTGGGCCACTGGACCGATCCCGTGGGCCTGACCGGCTGCACGGTGATCCTGTGTCCCGAGGCGGGTGCGGTGGCCTCTGCGTCCTTTTTGGGGCCGAGCCCCGGCACCCGCGAGGGCATCCTCCTCGCTCCTGAAAAGAAAGTGGAGCGAGTGCATGCCCTCCTGCTCACGGGTGGCAGCGCCTTTGGCCTGGCGGCGGCGGCGGGCGTCGTGCGCGTCCTCGAGGAGCGCGGCGTGGGCCACGAGACGCCCTGGGCGCGCGTGCCCATCGTGCCGGCGGCGGTGATCTACGACCTGGGTGTGGGCGACCCCCGGGCGCGGCCCGGCGAGCGGGAAGGGGAGCTGGCGGCGCGGGCGGCCTCGGGTGACCCGGTGCCTCGGGGCAGGGTGGGCGCGGGGACCGGCGCGACCGCGGGCAAATACCTGGGCGTCGGCGCGGTGCCCGGCGGTCTGGGAAGCGTCTGCCTGGAGCGGCATGGCGTTCGCGTGGGGGCTCTGGCGGTGGTCAATCCCATCGGGGACGTGCTGGACGAGTGGGGAGAGGTGCTGGCGGGGCCGGGCGTAGGCCCGGGGGCCCTGGCCTTCACCCCGGGTGAACTCGAAAGCACCACCCTGGTCGCCGTCGCCACCGAGCACACCCTGGGCAAGGCCGATGCCCGCCGCCTCGCGGACGCCGCACAGACCGCGCTGGGCCGCGTGATCCACCCCAGCCACACCTTTTGGGACGGCGACAGCGCCTTCGTGCTGAGTTCCTGCGCGCTGCCCCCCGCTGACCCCATGCTGCTTGGGGCACTCGTGCAGGAGGCGGTGTGCGCGGCCGTGCGGGACGCGGTGCGGATGGCAAACGTGGGAACCTGA
- a CDS encoding IclR family transcriptional regulator, with protein MLSLQKAASILGAFSADQPEWGVRALAAHLNVPRATAHAYLAGLTEAGFLRRTPAGKYRLSWHIAEMGAQLTSALPWFQDARALITRLALEVKAVAFLCLLEGEEVVCAIRERHPDADIDLPLDIYLPATATASGKILYAHADLQPRAFAACTQSSITTSDEWRTEVARVRRRGYAYSIEEWIPGQCTLGVPYRHAGQTVAAIGVQMSARRYLREERSIRERVLQIVHEAEDHP; from the coding sequence GTGCTGTCCCTTCAGAAAGCCGCGAGCATCCTCGGAGCGTTTAGCGCCGACCAGCCCGAGTGGGGCGTGCGGGCACTGGCGGCTCACCTGAATGTGCCCCGCGCGACGGCCCACGCCTACCTCGCGGGGCTGACCGAGGCGGGATTCCTGCGCCGCACGCCCGCCGGGAAATACCGCCTCTCGTGGCACATCGCGGAGATGGGCGCGCAGCTCACCTCGGCCTTGCCCTGGTTTCAGGACGCCCGCGCGCTGATCACCCGCCTCGCCCTGGAAGTCAAGGCGGTCGCCTTTCTGTGCCTCCTGGAGGGAGAAGAGGTGGTCTGCGCCATCCGCGAGCGCCACCCCGACGCGGATATCGACCTGCCCCTCGACATCTACCTCCCCGCTACCGCCACGGCCAGCGGCAAGATCCTGTACGCGCATGCTGACCTCCAGCCGCGCGCCTTCGCCGCCTGTACCCAGAGCAGCATCACCACGTCCGACGAGTGGCGCACCGAGGTCGCTCGCGTGCGTCGGCGCGGCTACGCCTACTCCATCGAGGAATGGATTCCGGGGCAGTGCACCCTGGGCGTGCCCTACCGCCACGCTGGGCAAACGGTCGCCGCCATCGGCGTGCAGATGAGCGCCCGCCGCTACCTGCGCGAGGAACGCAGCATCCGCGAACGCGTCCTGCAGATCGTCCACGAGGCGGAAGATCATCCCTAG
- a CDS encoding sugar phosphate nucleotidyltransferase — protein sequence MKGVILAAGRGSRLLPLSAGRPKPAVPVAGVPIIARAVRALRAAGVEEIAVVASPAGEAALREATRGEGPLTFVRQEEPRGTGHAVLAARAFLEGSPALLYLGDNLFADPLRPLVEALGDADAALGVKQVPDPSAYGVAVVQGDFLTRLDEKPRRPPSDLAACGVFAFHPHVLGEVAALEPSERGEIEFPQALLRVVAAGGRVRAVPFGGFWSDAGTPADLLTASAHFLSTLTPRLEGDVRESCLSGPVVIEAGATVEDCTLTGPVLIGAGASVRGSRLGPNVSVGPRARVEDATLVDTLIDEHATVCRPTRPLVRAVIGRRATVTATTSSGPQLVVGDHSVVRV from the coding sequence ATGAAAGGCGTGATCCTCGCTGCCGGGCGTGGCAGCCGTCTTTTGCCCCTGAGCGCAGGCCGACCCAAACCGGCCGTGCCCGTCGCGGGCGTGCCCATCATCGCGCGGGCGGTGCGGGCGCTGCGGGCGGCGGGGGTGGAGGAGATCGCGGTGGTGGCCAGCCCCGCAGGCGAGGCCGCGCTGCGCGAGGCGACCAGAGGCGAGGGACCACTCACCTTTGTGCGCCAGGAAGAACCCCGCGGCACCGGGCACGCCGTGCTCGCTGCTCGGGCCTTTTTGGAGGGCAGCCCGGCCCTGCTGTACCTGGGAGACAACCTGTTTGCCGATCCCCTCAGGCCCCTGGTGGAAGCGCTGGGGGACGCGGACGCCGCGTTGGGCGTCAAGCAGGTGCCGGACCCCAGCGCGTACGGGGTGGCCGTGGTGCAAGGGGACTTCCTGACTCGGCTGGACGAGAAGCCGCGCCGTCCGCCCAGCGACCTGGCGGCCTGTGGGGTCTTTGCCTTTCATCCACACGTGCTGGGAGAGGTCGCAGCGCTTGAGCCCAGCGAGCGCGGCGAGATCGAGTTCCCGCAGGCGCTGCTGCGGGTGGTGGCGGCGGGCGGGCGGGTGCGGGCCGTGCCGTTTGGCGGCTTCTGGAGCGACGCGGGCACCCCTGCCGACCTGCTCACGGCCAGCGCGCACTTCCTGAGCACCCTCACCCCGCGGCTGGAGGGTGACGTCCGCGAAAGCTGCCTGAGCGGTCCAGTCGTGATCGAGGCAGGCGCGACGGTGGAGGACTGCACGCTGACGGGTCCGGTGCTGATCGGGGCAGGAGCCAGCGTGCGGGGCAGCCGACTTGGCCCGAATGTCAGCGTAGGCCCCCGGGCACGGGTGGAGGACGCCACGCTGGTCGACACCCTGATCGACGAGCACGCGACCGTCTGCCGCCCGACTCGGCCCCTCGTTCGCGCGGTGATCGGGCGCCGGGCCACCGTGACCGCCACGACGAGCAGCGGCCCGCAGCTTGTGGTGGGGGATCACAGCGTGGTGCGGGTCTAA
- a CDS encoding DEAD/DEAH box helicase — protein sequence MDVFEFRNQVISDYASYVKSFISILDERIERFVANAFEGGAFWPEPLVQLNPNFEPGGSVGDLAAQGLLHPGCTDIFRFGKDGGPGVPLKLHSHQAEAVRLARAGQHYVVTTGTGSGKSLTYIVPIVDHVLRRGSGQGIQAIIVYPMNALANSQMEELEKFLGRDPKTRPVTFARYTGQETRGEKDEVVETPPDILITNYMMLELILTRRDEYRLVERARGLQFLVFDELHTYRGRQGADVAMLIRRARDRLEAPNMQCIGTSATMSSLPRYQDRQAEVARVASKIFGVTIPAENVIGERLRRVTGGSYDLPALTRSVTAPVPQDFASFIADPLVCWIEATLGLRWNEEAGRLERQAPRRLTGAGGLAEELSALTGQDEDRCAQAIRERLMRGYALQHPDTGRATFAFRLHQFISKASTVFTTLSEDRTAHLTLQGQLYAPGTDRTMRLYPLEFCRSCGHEYYSVRRQRQPETGRLVFTARSPFERDDPDEDSEAGYLYFPATPQSLPWPDDEEAMLDRVPTTWLDIDGPRVRLKSDRRKQLPETLRVTPLGETVDFGGQRVQFVGDAFPFCLHCGVSYSAGTRKLAKLATLSAEGRSTATTLLSMSSVQGLRQSGLPQQAQKILTFTDNRQDASLQAGHFNDFVFVSTLRSGLHRALVQAGEDGIEHEDLTRRVYAALGLSLADFASDPGVRFREKDRTVKTLQDLLGYYLWSDQQAGWKLTMPNLEQCGLLEFRYPYLDEVCAAKDLWEGTHPALRGAAPEERQRVAGVLFAWMRRQLAIKTPYLTRDFLAGLEANMGLLNVESRWALTTEELRTLDTAKVVALGSRPQGRPQYDVAFLSGQGSFGKFLCRPQTLPTWSGKLKRTDAEVMIHDLFRALGEFIEEVEPGYYQLKGTAMTWLAGDGTRGHQDVLRVLHADEPPKPNAFFSSLYRQPPERFQHLHSAEHTAQIKAEERERREDLFRSGALPTLFCSPTMELGVDISDLNVVGMRNVPPTPANYAQRSGRAGRSGQPALVLTYATLGNSHDQYFFRHPEKMVGGVVTTPRLELASETLIRTHVHSIWLAETRKKLDRSLVGVLDMADPDLPLIEELRDAFADPGVYERALTRSRAVLAGIADQLAEAPWYSEEWLRHTLRAAPNAFDRACDRWRDLYRAAKSQLDFNNAVLGDPSKGHLRDLAKRQHGEAETQIRLLTETDDVEQSDFSTYRYLASEGFLPGYNFARLPLSAYIPGRRVGKKQSDHYLSRPRFLAVSEFGPGAIIYHNGAKYEANKVIVQARGDTSELPLVAAQRCAQCGYVHTGDAQEARDRCENCHATLEPQIKNLFRMTSVSARRRERISSDEEERTRIGFEIKTGVRYAVQGGHLRRQRSQVRDQTGQDLLALTYGDGATLWRINLGWRTRKNKQEVGFHFNLENAQWVSQRVYEDALKAGKPLPTQKVVPFVEDTRNVLMVQPSTRQNVRTMTTLMAALKNAIQLAYQLEDSELAAELLPDGDKPQAILFFETSEGGAGVLHHLATHSNALGLVAREALALTHFDPDTGADRGARLPEPCVAACYDCLMNYSNQLHHDLLDRHLIRDLLLALREPRTELEGEPNTDEHLARLLAKCDSTLEKEFLTFLAERNLRLPSDAQRLLDGFYARPDFCYDDPDLPVVVFLDGPVHAYKNVAERDERVRQSLYDGGYTVITVPHDPSAWPDIIRAHAYAFGELP from the coding sequence GTGGACGTTTTTGAGTTTCGCAACCAGGTCATCAGCGACTACGCCAGCTACGTCAAGTCGTTCATCTCCATCCTGGACGAACGGATCGAGCGCTTTGTGGCGAACGCCTTCGAGGGGGGCGCGTTCTGGCCGGAACCCCTCGTCCAGCTCAACCCCAACTTCGAGCCGGGGGGCAGCGTCGGCGACCTCGCGGCCCAGGGTCTACTCCATCCCGGCTGCACGGACATTTTCCGCTTCGGAAAGGACGGCGGCCCAGGTGTCCCCCTCAAGCTCCACAGCCACCAGGCCGAGGCGGTGCGGCTCGCCCGCGCCGGGCAGCACTACGTTGTGACAACGGGCACCGGGTCGGGCAAGTCCCTGACCTACATCGTGCCCATCGTCGACCACGTGCTGCGCCGAGGGAGCGGGCAGGGCATCCAGGCCATCATCGTCTACCCGATGAACGCCCTGGCGAACAGCCAGATGGAGGAGCTGGAGAAGTTTTTGGGCCGTGATCCAAAGACGCGGCCCGTCACCTTTGCGCGCTACACCGGCCAGGAGACGCGGGGCGAGAAGGATGAGGTGGTGGAGACCCCCCCCGACATCCTGATCACGAACTACATGATGCTCGAACTCATCCTGACCCGCCGGGACGAGTACCGACTGGTCGAGCGCGCCAGGGGACTCCAGTTCCTCGTCTTCGACGAACTGCACACCTACCGGGGTCGCCAGGGCGCGGACGTCGCCATGCTGATCCGCCGCGCGCGCGACCGCCTGGAAGCGCCGAACATGCAGTGCATCGGCACGTCCGCCACCATGTCTTCCCTTCCCCGTTACCAGGACCGGCAGGCCGAGGTGGCGCGGGTCGCCAGCAAGATCTTTGGGGTCACCATCCCAGCCGAGAACGTGATCGGCGAGCGGCTGCGCCGGGTCACGGGGGGGAGCTATGACCTTCCCGCCCTGACCAGGAGCGTCACCGCGCCCGTACCACAGGACTTCGCCTCCTTCATCGCGGACCCCCTGGTCTGTTGGATTGAGGCCACCCTGGGCCTGCGCTGGAACGAGGAGGCGGGGCGGCTGGAGCGGCAGGCCCCGCGCCGTCTCACGGGGGCCGGGGGGTTGGCCGAGGAACTCTCCGCCCTCACCGGACAGGATGAGGACCGCTGCGCCCAGGCCATTCGGGAACGGCTGATGCGGGGCTATGCCCTGCAGCACCCGGACACGGGCCGAGCAACCTTCGCCTTCCGGCTGCACCAGTTCATCAGCAAGGCGTCCACCGTGTTCACGACGCTGAGCGAGGACCGCACCGCGCACCTCACCCTCCAGGGCCAGCTCTACGCTCCCGGCACAGACCGAACCATGCGGCTCTACCCGCTGGAGTTCTGCCGGTCCTGCGGCCATGAGTACTACTCCGTGAGGCGGCAGCGGCAGCCGGAAACCGGACGGTTGGTGTTCACCGCCCGTTCCCCGTTCGAGCGAGACGACCCCGACGAGGACAGCGAGGCCGGATACCTGTACTTCCCCGCCACCCCGCAGAGCCTCCCCTGGCCGGACGACGAGGAGGCCATGCTCGACCGCGTGCCCACCACCTGGCTCGATATCGACGGCCCCAGGGTCCGGCTCAAGTCCGACCGCCGCAAGCAGTTGCCGGAGACGCTGCGGGTCACGCCCCTGGGCGAGACCGTGGACTTCGGTGGGCAGCGGGTGCAGTTTGTTGGGGACGCCTTCCCGTTCTGCCTGCACTGCGGGGTCAGCTACTCGGCGGGAACCCGCAAGCTCGCCAAACTCGCCACCCTCAGCGCGGAGGGACGCTCGACCGCCACGACGCTGCTGAGCATGTCCTCGGTCCAGGGGCTGCGGCAGAGCGGCCTCCCGCAGCAGGCCCAAAAGATCTTGACCTTTACCGATAACCGCCAGGACGCCTCCTTGCAAGCCGGGCACTTCAACGACTTCGTGTTCGTGTCCACGCTGCGCTCCGGGCTGCACCGCGCACTCGTGCAGGCAGGAGAGGACGGCATCGAGCATGAGGACCTCACCCGCCGGGTGTACGCGGCGCTGGGGCTCTCGCTGGCGGACTTCGCCTCCGACCCTGGCGTGCGCTTCCGCGAAAAGGACCGCACCGTAAAGACCCTGCAAGACCTGCTGGGCTACTACCTGTGGTCCGACCAGCAGGCGGGCTGGAAACTCACCATGCCCAACCTGGAGCAGTGCGGGCTGCTGGAGTTCCGCTACCCGTATCTGGACGAGGTGTGCGCGGCAAAGGACCTCTGGGAGGGCACCCACCCGGCCCTGCGCGGCGCGGCCCCGGAGGAGCGGCAGCGGGTAGCGGGGGTACTCTTCGCCTGGATGCGGCGCCAGCTCGCCATCAAGACGCCCTATCTCACGCGGGACTTCCTCGCCGGACTGGAAGCCAACATGGGCCTGCTGAATGTGGAGAGCCGGTGGGCACTCACCACCGAGGAGCTGCGGACCCTGGACACCGCGAAAGTGGTCGCTCTGGGCAGCCGCCCGCAGGGCCGTCCCCAGTACGACGTGGCCTTTCTCAGCGGACAGGGCAGCTTCGGGAAGTTCCTGTGCCGTCCGCAGACCCTTCCGACCTGGAGCGGCAAGCTCAAGCGCACGGACGCGGAAGTGATGATCCATGATCTCTTCCGCGCGCTGGGAGAGTTCATCGAGGAGGTCGAGCCGGGGTACTACCAGCTCAAGGGCACCGCGATGACCTGGCTGGCGGGGGACGGCACGCGCGGCCATCAGGACGTGCTGCGCGTGCTGCACGCGGACGAGCCGCCCAAACCGAACGCCTTTTTCAGCAGCCTCTACCGTCAGCCCCCCGAGCGCTTTCAGCACCTCCACTCGGCCGAGCACACCGCGCAGATCAAGGCCGAGGAGCGCGAGCGCCGCGAGGACCTCTTTCGCAGCGGAGCGCTGCCCACCCTCTTTTGCTCGCCCACGATGGAACTCGGCGTGGACATCAGTGACCTCAATGTGGTCGGGATGCGCAACGTGCCGCCCACCCCGGCCAACTACGCGCAGCGCTCCGGGCGGGCCGGGCGCAGCGGGCAGCCCGCGCTGGTGCTGACCTACGCCACGCTGGGCAACTCGCACGACCAGTACTTCTTCCGGCACCCCGAAAAGATGGTGGGCGGCGTCGTGACCACGCCCCGGCTGGAACTCGCCAGCGAGACCCTGATTCGTACCCATGTCCATTCCATCTGGCTGGCCGAGACCCGCAAGAAGCTTGACCGCTCGCTCGTCGGGGTGCTCGACATGGCTGACCCCGACCTGCCCCTCATCGAGGAGCTGCGCGACGCTTTTGCCGACCCCGGTGTCTACGAGCGAGCGCTGACCCGCAGCCGCGCCGTGCTCGCCGGCATCGCCGACCAGTTGGCCGAGGCCCCCTGGTACTCGGAAGAGTGGCTCCGGCACACCCTGCGGGCGGCACCGAACGCCTTTGACCGGGCCTGCGACCGCTGGCGCGACTTGTACCGGGCGGCAAAGAGCCAGCTTGACTTCAACAACGCGGTCCTGGGTGACCCCTCCAAGGGGCACCTGCGCGACCTCGCCAAGCGGCAGCACGGGGAGGCCGAGACGCAGATTCGCCTGCTCACCGAGACAGACGACGTGGAGCAGTCCGACTTCTCGACCTACCGTTACCTCGCCTCGGAAGGCTTCCTGCCGGGGTACAACTTCGCGCGGTTGCCCCTCTCGGCCTACATTCCAGGCCGCCGGGTCGGGAAAAAGCAGAGTGATCACTACCTCTCCCGGCCGCGCTTCCTGGCGGTGAGCGAGTTCGGCCCCGGCGCGATCATCTACCACAACGGGGCGAAGTACGAGGCGAACAAGGTGATCGTGCAGGCGCGGGGCGACACCAGCGAACTCCCCCTCGTCGCGGCCCAGCGCTGCGCGCAGTGCGGCTACGTCCACACCGGGGACGCCCAGGAAGCGCGTGACCGCTGCGAGAACTGCCACGCCACACTGGAACCGCAGATCAAGAACCTCTTCCGCATGACCTCGGTGTCCGCTCGGCGGCGGGAGCGCATCAGCAGCGATGAGGAGGAACGCACCCGCATCGGCTTCGAGATCAAGACGGGCGTTCGCTACGCCGTGCAGGGGGGGCACCTGCGCCGCCAGCGCAGCCAGGTGCGCGACCAGACCGGGCAGGACCTGCTGGCCCTGACCTACGGGGACGGCGCGACCCTGTGGCGCATCAACCTGGGCTGGCGCACCCGCAAGAACAAACAGGAGGTGGGTTTCCACTTCAACCTGGAAAACGCCCAGTGGGTGAGCCAGCGGGTCTACGAGGACGCCCTGAAGGCCGGAAAGCCCCTTCCCACCCAGAAGGTCGTGCCCTTTGTGGAGGACACCCGCAACGTCCTCATGGTGCAGCCCAGCACCCGGCAGAACGTCCGCACGATGACCACCCTGATGGCGGCCCTGAAAAACGCCATCCAACTGGCCTACCAGCTCGAAGACAGCGAGCTGGCCGCCGAACTCCTACCGGACGGCGACAAGCCGCAAGCCATCCTCTTTTTTGAGACCTCGGAGGGCGGCGCGGGGGTGCTGCACCACCTCGCCACGCACTCCAACGCCCTGGGCCTGGTGGCGCGGGAAGCGCTCGCCCTGACGCACTTCGACCCCGACACGGGCGCGGACCGGGGCGCGCGGCTGCCTGAACCCTGCGTCGCCGCCTGCTACGACTGCCTGATGAACTACAGTAACCAGCTTCACCACGACCTGCTCGACCGCCACCTCATCCGCGACCTGCTGCTCGCCCTGCGGGAACCCCGCACCGAGCTGGAGGGCGAGCCGAACACGGACGAACACCTGGCCCGGCTCCTCGCCAAGTGCGACTCGACGCTAGAGAAAGAATTCCTGACCTTTCTGGCCGAGCGGAACCTGCGCCTGCCCAGCGACGCACAGCGGTTGCTGGACGGCTTCTACGCCCGGCCCGACTTCTGCTATGACGACCCGGACCTGCCGGTGGTCGTGTTTCTTGACGGCCCCGTTCACGCCTACAAGAACGTCGCCGAGCGGGACGAGCGGGTCCGCCAGTCGCTGTATGACGGCGGCTACACCGTCATCACCGTTCCTCATGACCCCTCGGCGTGGCCGGACATCATCCGCGCCCATGCCTACGCCTTTGGAGAGTTGCCGTGA
- a CDS encoding response regulator transcription factor produces MDQRILLIEDNPDITRVVQYELEQAGYRVLTAPDGVTGLTSARENSPDLVILDLGLPDFDGAEIARRLRKTSSVPIIILTAMDAVDRKVNLLEAGADDYMTKPFHPEELVARVKVQLRHQQHGEVISIGALEIHPQKRLCHYNGHEVRLSPKEFDLLTFLARQPGRVYSRQEIEREVWNGELPSNSNVVDVHMANMRAKLRDLDGYGIIRTVRGIGYALKTP; encoded by the coding sequence ATGGACCAACGGATTCTCCTGATTGAAGACAACCCGGATATCACCCGCGTCGTTCAGTACGAACTGGAACAGGCCGGTTACCGGGTGTTGACCGCACCCGACGGCGTCACGGGCCTGACAAGCGCCCGTGAGAACAGCCCCGACCTGGTCATTCTCGACTTGGGTCTACCCGACTTCGACGGCGCGGAGATCGCCCGAAGGCTACGCAAGACCAGCAGCGTACCCATCATCATCCTGACGGCGATGGACGCGGTGGACCGCAAGGTCAACCTGCTGGAAGCCGGTGCGGACGACTACATGACCAAGCCGTTCCACCCGGAAGAGCTGGTCGCCCGCGTCAAGGTGCAGCTCCGGCACCAGCAGCACGGCGAGGTGATCTCGATCGGCGCGCTGGAAATCCATCCGCAAAAGAGGCTCTGCCACTACAACGGTCACGAGGTCCGCCTCTCGCCCAAAGAGTTTGACCTGCTCACTTTTCTGGCGCGCCAGCCGGGCCGGGTGTACTCGCGCCAGGAGATCGAGCGTGAGGTCTGGAACGGGGAGCTGCCCAGCAACTCCAACGTGGTGGATGTCCACATGGCCAATATGCGCGCCAAGCTGCGCGACCTTGACGGCTACGGCATCATCCGTACCGTGCGGGGAATCGGCTACGCGCTCAAAACCCCCTGA
- a CDS encoding alpha/beta fold hydrolase produces the protein MSTPEESHIERLNGADLYFEVAGPAEGPAAEPAIVFLHGGPGYNSYSFQELFGERLLERRVVYLDQRGSGRSGPLADTAQGGETLDLDTLVADVEALREHLGLERIVPLGHGFGALVALEYARRYPERTARVIVVNPWVHFPELALTLLREASALRGVPLNDPAPELRARTPAGEYPAVGEARVEAAFRLLNARDLLNALQFRDRSSRMRLEFTDAEGQLTGGGEVQEALVRQGLWEFEYPPFLQELRRPLFVIAGAHDRTSYPEQVEWLADLGGADVTVLDAGHYPWLDDEDAFAQALEEALTR, from the coding sequence ATGAGCACGCCGGAAGAGTCTCACATCGAGCGCCTGAACGGCGCGGACCTGTATTTCGAGGTCGCTGGTCCCGCGGAAGGGCCCGCCGCCGAACCGGCCATCGTATTTCTGCATGGCGGCCCCGGCTACAACAGCTATTCGTTTCAGGAGCTGTTCGGTGAGCGCCTGCTGGAAAGGCGCGTGGTGTACCTCGACCAGCGCGGTTCCGGACGCAGCGGACCGCTTGCGGACACGGCGCAGGGCGGGGAGACGCTGGACCTCGACACGCTCGTCGCGGATGTGGAGGCCCTGCGGGAACACCTCGGGCTAGAGCGCATCGTGCCGCTGGGGCACGGCTTCGGGGCGCTGGTCGCCCTGGAATACGCGCGGCGGTACCCGGAGCGAACCGCCCGCGTCATCGTGGTCAACCCCTGGGTCCACTTCCCGGAACTCGCTCTGACGCTGCTGCGCGAGGCTTCGGCCCTGCGTGGGGTGCCCCTGAACGACCCCGCGCCCGAGCTGCGGGCCCGCACGCCCGCGGGGGAGTACCCGGCGGTCGGGGAGGCGCGGGTGGAGGCGGCGTTTCGGCTGCTCAACGCCCGCGACCTGCTCAACGCCCTGCAGTTTCGCGACCGCTCCAGCCGCATGCGCCTGGAATTCACCGACGCCGAAGGGCAGCTCACCGGCGGCGGCGAGGTGCAAGAAGCCCTCGTTCGGCAGGGCCTGTGGGAGTTCGAGTATCCGCCCTTTCTCCAGGAGCTGCGCCGCCCCCTCTTTGTGATCGCGGGCGCCCACGACCGCACGAGCTACCCCGAGCAGGTCGAGTGGCTGGCGGACCTGGGCGGCGCTGATGTGACGGTTCTCGACGCGGGGCACTACCCCTGGCTGGACGATGAGGACGCCTTTGCCCAGGCGCTGGAGGAGGCGCTGACGCGGTAG